A section of the Hemitrygon akajei chromosome 8, sHemAka1.3, whole genome shotgun sequence genome encodes:
- the LOC140731561 gene encoding HTH-type transcriptional regulator Rv0324-like isoform X1 produces MGVPSGRDLNRGWGRANDMEPVTEWLRHRFPAVRNLGPDALEQLLREERGRLLVLDVRSPAEYEVSHLEGAIRVDPQTTDMEKVVKELGLAGSPERTVVCYCTVGYHASQMAQKLSEVWARDSGPSVPVMPEVYNLDGGLRKWSQENRPMVDGSSHLTSQVHPYSQLWDQLLEADFKPPE; encoded by the exons ATGGGCGTACCCAGTGGGCGGGACCTCAACCGGGGTTGGGGCAGGGCTAACGACATGGAGCCGGTGACCGAGTGGCTCCGGCACCGCTTCCCCGCGGTGCGAAACCTGGGCCCGGACGCGCTGGAGCAGCTGCTTCGGGAGGAGCGGGGACGGCTGCTAGTGCTG GACGTCCGCAGTCCGGCCGAATATGAAGTCAGTCACTTGGAGGGAGCCATTCGCGTCGACCCACAGACCACCGACATGGAGAAGGTGGTGAAGGAGCTGGGCCTGGCAg GCAGCCCTGAGAGAACCGTGGTCTGTTACTGCACAGTTGGATACCACGCTTCCCAAATGGCACAGAAGCTCTCGGAGGTTTGGGCTAGGGACTCTGGTCCGAGTGTCCCAGTGATGCCAGAAGTTTATAACCTGGACGGGGGCTTACGGAAGTGGAGCCAGGAGAACAGGCCCATGGTGGACGGCAGTAGTCACCTGACCAGCCAGGTTCATCCCTACAGCCAGCTGTGGGACCAGCTGCTGGAagctgatttcaaacctccagaGTAA